One window of the Rufibacter radiotolerans genome contains the following:
- a CDS encoding DUF2255 family protein: MNNLHFPQEGLDYLESHTLAGVKGGTDRDKFLDIWMVAVEGRVFARSWAKSNRSWFTAFQEQGVGELKLGDQVLKVTGKQLTDAHMNLLVDQAYKKKYTQEHNLIYVQGITQPEYHAYTMEFILRAN; the protein is encoded by the coding sequence ATGAACAATCTTCACTTCCCTCAAGAAGGCTTAGATTACTTAGAGAGTCATACCCTAGCAGGCGTAAAAGGCGGTACAGACCGTGACAAATTCCTAGACATCTGGATGGTGGCGGTAGAGGGAAGAGTGTTCGCCCGAAGCTGGGCCAAAAGCAACAGAAGTTGGTTTACGGCCTTTCAGGAGCAGGGCGTGGGAGAATTAAAGTTGGGAGATCAGGTTCTAAAGGTAACCGGCAAACAGTTAACCGATGCCCACATGAACCTTTTGGTAGACCAAGCCTATAAGAAGAAGTACACCCAGGAACATAATCTAATATATGTCCAAGGCATTACTCAGCCAGAGTACCATGCTTATACCATGGAGTTCATTTTAAGGGCTAATTAA
- a CDS encoding DEAD/DEAH box helicase, with amino-acid sequence MKVFTTQPFQVIYSLFEHEYLGYLFESFVVQVNSKKQLTLQHQNISSKNADEFAARLDKTDFKLIELIDQIQQDVVFKRFAVKKTTLADFFLKTYDPAKGDKQLQENIDHYVQSRMSKILDLLQEKMVFIMGKDGEPTWKRVQMAPEKATVLFHFRRNEENTHYFPTIKYKGERLEFQYQDAVLVCKEPAWLLLNDVMYSFEKQVDGKKLLPFLNKKFIVVPRNVEESYYRKFVAPLVEQFDVYAKGFDIKSERYVPQPQLQFSELTVGEPAPALFAAAGSDEEEEPTHQLSDGDKIVFQLSFQYGTYQVGTQETRNISVNVEKTEDSYIFHRLHRDQEKEIAFLRELSSRGLEIRNGKAVMEKPKAFGWLNTYAKALEELGFTLKQSQSEKNYFIGETSVNVGINESNDWFDIYGTVRFGPYEIPFIKLRNHILTKRREYKLPNGQIAIIPEEWFTQYLELFAFSEGEDEMKLRKHHLSLVSDLQNGNLAHVTMSRKLEKLREFESVEDKPLPAGFKGELRPYQKAGYNWLHFVQEYHFGGCLADDMGLGKTVQTLAMLQHRKENGAQSASLLVMPTSLIYNWLAEAQKFTPQLRILTYTGTYRNKNVSQFKHYDLILTSYGIVRLDHEILKKYIFDYVILDESQAIKNPNSNTSISIRELKSKHRLILTGTPVENSTLDLWSQMSFINPGLLGTQNFFKKEFLRPIEKLKDEQKTHRLHALIKPFILRRHKSQVAKELPEKIEHVTYCKMTEEQEHAYEETKSYYRNKILKNIEEQGAAKSQFMLLQGLMKLRQIANHPRMADPASEAESGKLGEVMRLTRNVVSEGHKVLIFSQFVKHLDIVRAALDERKIKYAYLDGSTKDRQAQVNNFQNDPKLPVFLISLKAGGVGLNLTAADYVFILDPWWNPAVEAQAIDRAHRIGQQNTVFTYKFITKNSVEEKILALQDKKLQMVSDLISTDEAVIKRLTKEDIESLLS; translated from the coding sequence ATGAAAGTATTCACTACACAGCCTTTTCAAGTTATTTATTCTCTTTTTGAGCATGAATACCTGGGCTATTTGTTTGAGTCTTTTGTGGTGCAGGTCAACTCCAAGAAGCAACTCACGCTCCAGCACCAGAACATCTCCAGCAAGAACGCAGATGAGTTTGCCGCCCGTCTTGACAAGACAGACTTCAAACTAATTGAGCTCATAGACCAGATCCAGCAGGATGTGGTTTTCAAGCGCTTTGCCGTCAAGAAAACCACCCTGGCAGATTTCTTCCTGAAGACCTATGACCCCGCCAAAGGCGATAAGCAACTGCAGGAAAACATAGACCACTACGTGCAGAGCCGCATGTCCAAAATTCTGGACCTGCTCCAGGAGAAGATGGTCTTTATCATGGGCAAAGACGGTGAGCCTACCTGGAAACGCGTGCAGATGGCCCCCGAGAAAGCCACCGTGCTGTTCCATTTCCGGAGAAACGAGGAAAACACCCATTATTTCCCTACCATAAAATACAAGGGTGAGCGCTTGGAGTTCCAGTACCAGGACGCCGTGCTTGTCTGCAAAGAACCTGCCTGGCTGCTGCTCAATGACGTAATGTATAGCTTTGAGAAACAGGTAGATGGCAAGAAACTGCTGCCTTTCCTCAACAAAAAATTCATTGTGGTGCCCCGCAACGTGGAGGAAAGCTATTACCGCAAGTTTGTGGCCCCGCTGGTAGAGCAGTTTGACGTCTACGCCAAAGGCTTTGACATTAAGTCTGAGCGCTACGTGCCACAGCCGCAACTGCAGTTCTCTGAATTGACCGTGGGCGAACCAGCCCCGGCCCTGTTTGCCGCCGCCGGCTCAGACGAGGAGGAAGAACCCACCCATCAGCTCTCAGACGGCGACAAGATTGTCTTCCAGTTGAGTTTCCAGTACGGCACCTACCAGGTGGGCACGCAGGAAACCCGGAATATTAGCGTGAACGTGGAGAAGACCGAGGATTCCTACATTTTCCATAGGCTGCACCGCGACCAGGAGAAGGAGATAGCCTTTCTACGCGAACTGTCCAGCCGCGGCCTGGAGATCAGGAACGGCAAGGCTGTCATGGAAAAACCCAAGGCCTTCGGGTGGCTTAACACCTATGCCAAGGCCCTGGAAGAACTGGGCTTTACGCTTAAGCAAAGCCAGTCTGAGAAGAATTACTTTATTGGCGAGACCAGCGTGAACGTAGGCATCAACGAGTCCAATGACTGGTTTGACATCTACGGCACGGTTCGGTTTGGGCCCTATGAGATTCCGTTTATCAAGCTGCGTAACCACATCTTAACCAAGCGCCGCGAGTACAAACTGCCCAATGGTCAGATTGCCATCATTCCGGAGGAGTGGTTTACCCAGTACCTGGAATTGTTTGCCTTCTCTGAGGGCGAAGACGAGATGAAGCTGCGCAAGCACCACCTCTCCCTGGTAAGCGACCTGCAGAACGGCAACCTGGCCCATGTGACCATGAGCCGCAAACTGGAGAAGCTGCGCGAGTTTGAGTCTGTGGAAGACAAGCCTTTGCCGGCCGGCTTTAAAGGCGAGCTCAGGCCGTACCAGAAAGCGGGCTATAACTGGCTGCATTTTGTGCAGGAATACCACTTCGGGGGTTGCCTGGCAGATGACATGGGTCTGGGCAAAACCGTGCAGACATTGGCCATGCTGCAGCACCGTAAAGAGAACGGCGCCCAAAGCGCGTCTTTGCTGGTCATGCCTACCTCTTTGATTTACAACTGGTTAGCCGAGGCTCAGAAATTCACGCCCCAGCTGCGCATTCTCACTTATACCGGCACGTACCGAAATAAGAACGTATCACAGTTCAAGCACTATGACCTTATTCTCACGTCTTACGGCATTGTACGTCTGGATCATGAGATCCTGAAGAAATACATCTTTGACTACGTGATTCTGGACGAGAGCCAGGCCATCAAGAACCCCAATTCCAATACCTCCATCAGCATACGCGAGCTCAAGTCCAAGCACCGCTTGATCTTGACCGGTACGCCCGTAGAGAACAGCACGCTGGATCTCTGGAGCCAGATGTCGTTCATTAACCCGGGCCTCTTGGGCACCCAGAACTTCTTTAAGAAGGAGTTCCTGCGCCCCATTGAGAAGCTGAAAGACGAGCAGAAGACGCACCGCCTGCACGCGCTCATCAAGCCCTTTATCCTGCGCCGCCACAAAAGCCAAGTAGCCAAAGAACTGCCCGAAAAGATTGAGCACGTCACGTACTGCAAGATGACCGAGGAGCAGGAGCACGCCTACGAGGAAACCAAGTCTTACTACCGCAACAAGATCCTCAAGAACATAGAGGAGCAGGGCGCGGCCAAGTCGCAGTTCATGCTCTTACAGGGCTTGATGAAGCTGCGCCAGATAGCCAACCACCCACGCATGGCAGACCCGGCCTCAGAGGCAGAATCTGGCAAGCTGGGCGAGGTGATGCGCCTTACCCGCAACGTGGTGAGCGAAGGCCACAAAGTGCTTATTTTCAGCCAATTTGTAAAGCACCTGGACATTGTGCGCGCCGCCCTGGACGAGCGCAAGATCAAATACGCCTACCTGGACGGCTCCACCAAAGACCGCCAGGCCCAGGTCAACAACTTCCAGAACGACCCTAAACTCCCCGTCTTCCTTATCTCTTTAAAAGCGGGGGGCGTAGGCCTTAATCTCACTGCCGCCGACTACGTGTTCATTCTGGACCCCTGGTGGAACCCCGCCGTAGAGGCCCAGGCCATTGACCGTGCCCACCGCATTGGCCAGCAGAATACCGTCTTCACCTACAAATTCATCACCAAGAACAGCGTGGAAGAGAAGATCCTGGCCCTGCAGGACAAGAAACTGCAAATGGTCTCAGACCTTATTTCTACTGATGAAGCCGTCATTAAACGGTTGACCAAGGAAGATATTGAGAGCTTGTTGAGCTAG